The following DNA comes from Enterocloster bolteae.
TGATTTCCGCAGCAGCTTTGAAAAACCAAAGCCGCCGTTTCTTTTTATCTTCTAATGAAATGACGCGGTATCACTGTTAAAAGCGGCGGCTAAAAGGAGGTAGCCGCCATGAAGCACATACCATATCGACAAAATCCGACGGTCATTGACACATCAAAAAAAGCCCGACCACCGCCGGGGAAAACTACGTCTATCAATATGAACTGTCTAATCATCTGAATACCGCTTACAATACCTATACGTCTGTCCGGGCTTTTCGGACAGGCGTATTTTGCTGCTCAAAAAATTTTTTGAAAAAAATCCGAAAATCTTCGGCGTTTTTTTCAAAAGGCAGTATTGCCCCGCGAAAAGGGGGAAGCACCACCAACTTTCCAACGAGAAAGGGGGTGAGAATGTGGAACCTAATCGCAGGGAGTTTATAAAACAGTGCGCTTTCCAGAAGTTTTGTAATACGGTACTGCACAATGAAGCGTGTGACGCTCACAAAGAGCTGCACAGGCATAAGGCAAGGGAGATTACCTTTTCCGACTTGACCTTAGAAGAAGCGCGGCAGCTTCATACCTTTGATGAATATTTCAAAGGGGAAATCGCCTTTGAAAGAGCCGGGAAGAAAATCACGCCGAAGCTGCTTCTTGAAGCAATCCGTACTTTGCCGGAAGAAAAGCGCAAAGCCGTACTCCTGTACTATTTCGAGGGAATGAACGACACCGAGATTGCGGAGCTGTTCGATACGTCGAGAAGCACGATACAGTACAGGCGGACAAGCTCTTTTGAGCTGCTAAAAAAATATCTGGAGGAAAATGCTGATGAATGGGACGAATGGTAACGAACCCGGCTACCCGGAAAAAGCCCTTGTTCCCTATCCTGTCATTTTGGCAGCGACAAAGGGCGACCCGGACGCTATGAAGATTGTCTTGCAGCATTTCAGCGGCTACATAGCCCGCCTCTCCATGCGGAAGCTGTACGACGAGCGCGGGAACGTCTATTTTGGCGTAGACCACGACATTCGGGAACGGCTGCAAGCAAAACTGATGATGGCTGTCCTCACCTTTAAGGCAGAGGAATAAACCGCAGCGGCGGGACGCTTTCTCTCTCCCCCTTTTCCGTTCCGCTGCTGACGCGGCAGCAAAGCCATTCTGAACCTTGACAAAGAAAGCG
Coding sequences within:
- a CDS encoding helix-turn-helix domain-containing protein — translated: MNGTNGNEPGYPEKALVPYPVILAATKGDPDAMKIVLQHFSGYIARLSMRKLYDERGNVYFGVDHDIRERLQAKLMMAVLTFKAEE
- a CDS encoding RNA polymerase sigma factor; the encoded protein is MEPNRREFIKQCAFQKFCNTVLHNEACDAHKELHRHKAREITFSDLTLEEARQLHTFDEYFKGEIAFERAGKKITPKLLLEAIRTLPEEKRKAVLLYYFEGMNDTEIAELFDTSRSTIQYRRTSSFELLKKYLEENADEWDEW